The Lacerta agilis isolate rLacAgi1 chromosome 16, rLacAgi1.pri, whole genome shotgun sequence genomic sequence CTCTGACATTAGAACCAGAGACAGGGGTGAGGCAAAAAGGGAATTGCAGCCTCTTGCCGCTCCCCTCTGCCACATCCCACTCTGTACCACTTCATGGGTGGGCCTGCTCTGGCCAGAGACATGCTGCAGCTAGAAGCCATGGCATGGAGGTGAACACAATTAAGTTTCCTCTGGGATGACTCCACATCTGGATCCACTGGCTGACATATTTGGAATAGAAAATTAATGACTTGGGGGCTCAAAGACCTACTACTTCCTTCCCAACGAAGAGCTTTTATGCTAGCAAGACTAAACACTTTCCTCTCCACAGTGACCACAGGTAGATACTTGCAAATTCCTTATCAAGCCCGCCTGTGTGCCTGTAATCAGGGAGTACCAGATCCACTGGACCATATTCTTTTGGACTGCCCTTTGCACAGCAGACTCCGCAAACAGATGCTGAGCAAGATATTGGATCTGCAACCCACGGCTCCGAGAGAAAGCCAAATGAGGTTCCTCCTAGCGGATAGGGACAAGGACGTTACTGCCCCGGGGGCCTCCTTTTTAATCTCAATCTTACCTAAAAGGGTTCTTAATGAATCATCCCTCTAGGGAATAGACAGGGTGAAGCAGAACAATCAAGTACCTTGTGATCCTCAACAGCCTCACTCCTGTCCCTTTTAAGTTTATCCTAATGTTTTGAAACGTTTTAACTTgtaatgccaataaaggtatttgtattttattctatTGTTACCAAGTCACCATCCTGAGGGTCAAGGTGAGGAGTGTCACCTCCCTCCACTTTGTATCACCGGAAACCTGATCACTATAACCgtaatattaatataatataacagccaatcacccattcccaccacccttctgagtaatacccctcctcagtctctcactatatataagggtctggtgacttctgtttcagtgtatctgaagaagtgtgcatgcacatgaaagctcataccaagaacaaacttagttggtctctaaggtgctactggaaggattttttgattttatattttgttttgactatggcagaccaacacggctacctacctgtaactgtatatcaTGGAGTTGTGCAGCAAGGTGTTCAGGTGAAGTGATACAGTGTTGGAAAGGAGTTTAACATCACTCACCACCTGGGTATCTGAGAATTTACAACTGATGTTCTGCAAGATGAGCAGTCCTTCATGAACCTAAGCTCTGCAGTGTTGTAAATCAGTGGAGATCCTCAGGTCCAATCACCCCTCTTTTCACTGCTGTAGGATTTAACTTTTTCTCATGTTCCATTCCTATACGATGGCATTATATGTATGCAGCCCCTCTCATTCATTCTTCCAAGTATGCAGAAACCCCTCCCCTGCCTGTTAGTTGGCACAGGGCCACCAAGTTTGCTATTAAAATGACCTGGAAGcatcttgtttgtttttcaagttTTCCTTCCACCTGCAGTGTGGGGATTGACTTGACGGTTAAGATTCCCATGGACCTCCGGATCTCTTCTGTAGTGCATGTACACCATTTCTGCTACACTATAATTTGAATTGTGCATTTTGAACTGGGAATGTACACAGGGGGATGTACCAAGCAGTCTTTTGTCTCTTTCAGCGCCATGATTTTCTGAAGCTTCCCAACTACTTCTCAGAGAATGGTTAACTCTGGAGAGAGGATACTGAAGTAAAGAGATGGTCCATTTAATCAAGTATGAAAGTTTTGAAGACTTCTTACCAATAGCTTCAAAAGTATGAATTAACTAAAAGCCCAGGTTGACTATCTGTAAACCTAAGACTTTGGTAGACAGAATCAGTTAGTTTCTAGTTACCTGTTTGCAGCACAAAGCATACACTCATTTGCGTAAGTTTCTCCATCAGTCCCACAAACAGGATTAAAGTTCCTTGGGCATCCAGGTAGAGTATATAAGTCGCATCTGGGCTGAGAATGAACAGATTTACAGTACTGATGTTTATTCAAAttgtatttttgaaatattaattcAGAGTAGCATTTCTTCAAGTCTCAAAAATTCCAATTTTCATGAAGCAAGCCTACACACAGGATCAGTTTACACAGATAAAGTAGCATGATAAAAACATGTGGCTGTGAGGAGTGCTAGGTATCGTGAAAGTTGAGTTCACAAGTCCATCCACATATTGTGTAAGTTCCATTCAATTCACAATTGACAACTTTGTAGGAATGAAATTATTGCAAACTTAACTCCACACCATGCATGCAgccaaggggaggggggacagggtGCTATCTGACAAGCTAGGTGGTACCCATAACTGCATGCTGAGCTTCGGTGTGGTTGAATCACTTTGTTTCTAATCTGCATCAGTTTTGTATGTGTTAATTCATAAGTCTGTTCCCTTCTGTTTTTGCAGTAATGTGATTTTAAAAGCTATACAAAAATTCATTTATACTGAtatacaggtaacttgcaacttACATGCATTTAGCTTGTGCAATTTCAACTTTTATGCGGTTCAAATCACGCAAATTAAATGTGCagaaggtggagagcttaaaagctctttttgcacagTGTTTTCCTGGTGCAGAAAACTTTCTTACCGGTCTCTGGGAGGCTCTAGCAAAATCTTGTATGGCCCTGCAAGATTTCACAAGCCTTCCAgagccttggggggtggggtacaaCCTGTTCAGCATGCTGGGTCCAGAAGGTAAGATTGCTCACACAGAGCCACTTCCAAGGAGGTGGTTTGACGTACATGTGTCATCCCCAGAACTTAACTCCTGCACAAGTTTTAAGTTATCTGTACCTATTTTATCCCAAAAtggataaaattattattattacattattattttttcaatgtGCACAGTTCAAgttctaaatatattttatccTAAAACACCTTTTAAGAAACCCGTTCGGTGGTATTTTTGAGCAGGGGACTGTACTGAAAAATTAGCAAGTGTGAAATGCAGAGGATAATTTATGTTCCTATCCATGTTTTAGCCAAGGGATGTGAATTAGTACCACTTAAGAatgcaggcttaagcagtatgtggaccgagaactcccagaagtgcaagctggatttcgaaggggcagaggaaccagagaccaaattgcaaacatgcgttggattatggagaaagctagagagttccagaaaaacatctacttctgcttcattgactacgcaaaagcatttgactgtgttgaccacagcaaactatggcaagttcttaaagaaatgggagtgcctgatcacctcatccgtctcctgagaaatctgtatgtgggacaagaagctacagttagaactggatatggaataactgattggttcaaaattgggaaaggagtatgacaaggctgtatattgtctccctgcttatttaacttatatgcagaattcatcatgcgaaaggctgggctggatgattcccaaactggaattaagattgccggaaaaaatatcaacaacctcagatatgctgatgatacaaccttgatggcagaaagtgaggaggaattgaagaaccttttaatgagggtgaaagaggaaagcgcaaaatatggtctgaagctcaacatcaaaaaaactaagatcatggccactggtcccatcacctcctggcaaatagaaggggaagaaatggaggcagtgagagatttcactttcttgggttccatgatcactgcagatggtgacagcagtcacgaaattagaagacgcctgcttcttgggagaaaagcaatgacaaacctagacagcatcttaaaaagcaaagacatcaccttgccgacaaaggtccgtatagttaaagctatggttttcccagtagtaatgtacggaagtgagagctggaccataaagaaggctgatcgctgaagaattgatgcttttgaattatggtgctggaggagactcttgagagtcccatggactgcaagaagatcaaacttatccattctcaaggaaatcggccctgagtgctcactagaaggacagatcctgaagttgaggctccagtactttggccacctcatgagaagagaagactccctggaatcttggaatccctggaatccctgatgttggaaaagatggagggcacaaggagaaggggacgacagaggatgagatggttggacagtgttctcgaagctactaacatgagtttggccaaactgcgagaggcagtgaaggataggcgtgcctggcgtgctctggtccatggggtcacgaagagtcggacacgactgaatgactgaacaacaacaacaacaaagaatgcaGACTGAACAAAATCCACTgcacctatacacacacacacacatacatatacacatacatacataaacaaaGGACTAGAACAACCTTCCtcagcctgctgccctccagatgttccggACAATAAGTTCCATCAGCCGATGGGAGTTATCcaaaaatcatctggagggcagcaggttggggaagacgGCACAAGAAGATGGGGGTGATGGGACACCGATGGGAGTTCTTTAAATAATGGGCTCTTCTTGTTACTCCCCCCACTATCCCTAAACTTACCTCGGAGAGGCTTTCCCCAGAAGGAGGCAGCAACATGAGTCCTGAGGGAAAAGAGCAGCCATGGGTTATGAGAGCAGCATGCCATTCCTACACCTGCCATGAACacacctccctcctccttctcacctTCCCCAGACCCTATTGCCAACTGATCCAACACCCCCACCATTCGCAAGAAGGGACAGGAGCCAAAGTGAGCCTTGCCATTTGCTCACATGCACCGCAGCCAGTGCCAtttttacatataagctaaaccagctatagcttagggccccactctcttaggggcccaaaaaaaaataaaggggggaaaattggatgtacatttccaaaataaaagataaaaaacaaataaaataaaatgtgcatacagcaacagtgttttgtgttgtgtaggctcctatgatgtaagtaatgggccccgcctgctagccggctccctaaaatatcactggtttgctcatttctatatatatggtgcctacattctgcatggagtgGCTGTAACAATTACtttcataaaatacatattttgctatgtgcaaatgcctttagatacctattaggtccataaattaccatatagcatatattcaacacaaaaaacagctacaatttgttgttgacaaaggacagctggacatataaagggccccattaccttcagtaggttagggtctcatcaaatctaaatccggccctgccctgTTGCCAACTGATCCAGAAAACTGATCCACTCCACCCCCCcttctggatccacacaccccCAATGCGTAAGAAGGGACACGAGCCAAGGCGAGCGTTGCCATTTGCTCACATGCGCCGCAGCCCGACCTTCCCAGAAGGAGCAGAGGAGCAGGAGCTGCTTGAACAAGGTGGCAACCCAACTCTCCCCTGGTTACCGTGGCAACGCGGCCtcactcctcctccccccaccccgctcccggTACCTCAAGAGTGTGTGTATTTGTGGAGGGGAgtgaaggatggaaggaggaggaggaagggggcagagggCGAGGGACGCTCGCGGCGCGGGTACCTGCcgcgaaccacagcagcagcaccggcgGCGGGAAGCCCGACCATCGCATCCCGGCGGCGGACCGGAGGGACCTCGGAGCTCCCCCTGAAGGGCTTTCGCGGCTCCGGCTATAGCGCCCGCGAGAGAGAGGGGCGGCCCCGCCCTCCGCTACGCCACGCCCCCCTCGCCTCGCGCCCCTCCGCTCGCTCGAGCAACTGACTGCCCTGACCACGTGACCTCCCGAGCGCTGAGGCGGCCAGTTGGCAAAAGGGCCGTGAGAGAAGACCGCGGTGACGGCGGAGGGGGTCGCTGCCGGACTGTGGTGTTTCTCTCCCgccttttttttttatgaagaaaatatttcagttaaacaagatcaaggggggggaaataatgaagtaaaacgtgcattaaaaaaaaacccacaacacccTCCACTATAATTATATACTGTACATACTTGTCTAATacaaatgtatataaatgaaaatattattcTAACatgtatacatttatttataacctctctctctctctctctctctctatatatatatatatacttttcaaATATGCCTACACACAATCTACCCGTTATTATGTTTCAAGAGTTGTCACGACTTCTACTCATTGAATAAAGGCGACTATAGATTTATCTTCCCAGTGGTTAAGTATCAGCAATATTTATCAAAAACTACAGGATACGTTTGGATTGTGGCTTCGAACACGAGCAGTTGGGAGTGCACTGGAGCTGGAATAaactctaaaaaaaaataaaaaaatccccctATTGTATaacacctcaaagcggtttaatgtgtacacagccttacaTAACAGAATCCATGGCAGTAACACACAAGGTGTTCAGAAACCCATGTTAGGGAATTACATATTAGGGCTGGGtatgttttttttctggaagagactgagaggagataagatagctgtcttcaaatatctcaagggctgtgacatggaagatggagctagGTTGTCTTCTCCTGGTCTGGAGTGTAGGACTGGACTGGAACCAATGGATTCGAGTTACAAGTTACATCAAGAGGAACTTTCTGTCAGTAaagtgtttgacagtggaacggttgCTTtccagaggtggtggactctccttccttggaggttttaaagcagaggttggctggccatctgtcatggatgctctagtagttgagattcctgcactgcagcgggctggactagatgacccttggatccctttccaatgctacaattctatgattctatgaatcccttTGACAGGCCAACTGGCTCGTTAACTTCATAGCACCAGGAAATTCAAAAAGTACTGTTTGCAACAATTCTATGTAATGCTTAAGGGCCAAGCTGAAAATTCCCTCAAATCTCTTTGATCCTAAAGGGGCTTATTTGCAGTAACTGGCACaggagtgggggtgggaataGGAGCTGGTTTTTGGCAAGAAAACGACAGCTTTCAGAATAGGGTCTGTATGTTTAAGCACATTTTTACAAAGTTACATTTATCTTAAATAGCAATTTGACCCTAAGATAAGCAAAGTTACTATTCACAACCATAGCATTTTGCACTGTGGAGTGATACAGATACCATTGTCTCCATCTTTGCCTAAAGAAGCGGAATAGGCTTCCTGACAAGTTCTACTTCAGTAATTTCATGCTGAAATTTCCCCTTGAAATTCCTTTGTTGAAGAATAGCAACTTTCAGGGCAGCAGCAAAGTGTCCAAGGAGACTGAAATGTTCCTGCCCTAGTTTCTGAATGTTGCAATTTCTGGTTTTTATTCTCTATTCTTTTGTGCACGTGTTTCTTCTGTATGGAGTGCAGAGCAAGCATTGCTGGAATATATCACATATATATGCTGGAATATATCAGATTCCAATACATATATCACATTGGAAGATAAGCTTCACTGTCAAACATATATCTCACTCTAGGCATGGTGAGGCAGACCAAAAATGCTTTAACAGTACCCCAAAATGTGATACATGACATTTTGGGATACAGTTAAAGCACAGTTGATTACCGTATTGTGTTTGGCTTCAAACTCCAAAACATTTTTGATAATGTTGGCCACTAGAGGGCACATCAGcgttaaaaaaaatactgatatGAGAATGATATTCTAACCTAGAACAAACCAGATGAAGCAAAGGAACaggttgttgttggtgttgttgttgttgttgttagaaaggAGACATGCAGCCTGCATCACTTTGGCCAGACTGATTTTGCATGGTGGAGCAAGGGATCCTTTAGATACAGTGCTGCTTTCCTTAGATTATTCAGTCAGGGAATTCTCAAACTAGAAACATCATTCTCTTAGCTGTAGGCTCAGTAACTCCCAGACTAGATACCAGAGCATATTAGTGTACTATGAAAGAACTGCTAGTGTGGAGCAAGGAATGAATTAACAGGCGACAAAATGAAAGTCCCCATCACAGGACTGGCCCCAAACATTTTGCTGTCTGTGGCAATGAACAGGATGGTGCTCTCCAATTCCACATATAGTACAGACCAACAActtcctgagggcagcaggctaggcTAGTGAGAGCAGTCCAGGCCACATGGCTCACACAGCTCTGTCCAGGGACACCTCAGTGCCACCTCCAAccccagcacctgctgcctgcggtggctgcctcactctccCTAATGGTAGAGTCGGCTCTGTTCCCCTGAACCCCATGAAGCTGCTGTCTAATAAGACCACATGATTTccagccaggggtgccaacttgaataaaatatggggggagccccgccccacataattgatcacatgacatggcatgcacacaccattttaatgtcaatggccatcaactttggggggcttggccccctcaaatattttattcagggccctgaagggacctcggcccctaggagttggctgctatg encodes the following:
- the SPINK2 gene encoding serine protease inhibitor Kazal-type 2, with the protein product MRWSGFPPPVLLLWFAAGLMLLPPSGESLSEPRCDLYTLPGCPRNFNPVCGTDGETYANECMLCAANREHEKNVEIAYKTSCS